One part of the Phoenix dactylifera cultivar Barhee BC4 unplaced genomic scaffold, palm_55x_up_171113_PBpolish2nd_filt_p 000257F, whole genome shotgun sequence genome encodes these proteins:
- the LOC103696130 gene encoding ER lumen protein-retaining receptor A-like isoform X2: protein MNIFRLAGDMTHLFSVLVLLLKIYATKSCSGISLKTQELYALVFLTRYLDLFTDFISVYNSVMKVVFISSSVAIVWCMRYHPLTRRTYDKDLDTFRHYILVGVSIILALLFHDRFTFREVFWAFSIYLEAVAILPQLVLLQRSGNVDNLTGQYVFFLGWMPPYLKELLDLNNHNVTETSSFYMKSTHFYASCGLIEYIC from the exons ATGAATATTTTCCGGCTTGCCGGCGACATGACCCATCTCTTCAGCGTCCTCGTCCTCTTACTCAAGATCTACGCTACCAAATCTTGCTCAG GGATCTCGCTCAAGACGCAAGAGCTGTATGCTTTGGTGTTCTTGACTCGGTATTTGGATCTGTTCACGGATTTCATCTCGGTGTACAACTCGGTGATGAAGGTGGTGTTCATCTCGAGCTCGGTCGCCATCGTGTGGTGCATGAGGTACCATCCCTTGACGCGGCGGACGTATGACAAGGATCTGGACACCTTCCGGCACTACATTCTTGTGGGCGTGAGCATTATCTTGGCCCTGCTCTTCCATGATCGATTCACATTTCGAGAG GTATTCTGGGCATTCTCCATATACTTAGAGGCAGTGGCAATTCTTCCTCAGTTAGTTTTGCTGCAGAGAAGCGGAAATGTCGATAATTTAACTGGGCAATATGttttctttcttgg CTGGATGCCACCATATCTCAAGGAATTACTGGATCTCAACAATCATAATGTCACAGAAACTTCATCCTTCTACATGAAATCCACTCATTTTTATGCATCTTGCGGATTGATTGAATATATTTGTTAG
- the LOC103696127 gene encoding probable alpha,alpha-trehalose-phosphate synthase [UDP-forming] 7, which translates to MMSRSYTNLLDLASGNFAALSVGSQGASRRRMPRVMTMPGALAELDEEDRAGSVSSDVPSSIAQDRIIIVANQLPVRAKRRPDGRGWSFSWDEDSLLLQLKDGLPDDMEVLYVGSLRVDVEVHEQDDIAQALLERFKCVPAFLPADLLEKFYHGFCKQQLWPLFHYMLPFSADHGGRFDRSLWESYVLANKLFSQKVIEVLNPEDDYVWIHDYHLMALPTFLRRRFNRLRMGFFLHSPFPSSEIYRTLPVREEILKALLNCDLIGFHTFDYARHFLSCCSRMLGLEYQSKRGYIGLDYYGRSVGIKIMPVGIHMGQLQSALQLPDKDWRVNELRQQFEGKTVLLGVDDMDIFKGINLKLLAFEHMLRLHPKWKGRAVLVQIANPARGRGRDLEEIQAEIQESCRRINEEFGNSEYSPVVFIDRPVSIVERIAFYTIAECVVVTAVRDGMNLTPYEYIVCRQGIAGSGPGSEADGPRKSMLVVSEFIGCSPSLSGAIRVNPWNIESTAEAMNEAVSLSDAEKQLRHEKHYRYVSTHDVAYWSRSFLQDMERTCRDHFKRRCWGFGLGFGFRVVALDPNFRKLNVDTIVMAYERAKNRAILLDYDGTMVPQLSINKTPSAEVIRTINTLCADKKNVVFIVSGRGRNILGKWFSPCEKLGIAAEHGYFLRWTGDQEWETCSQSSDFEWMQIAEPVMKLYTESTDGSSIEAKESALVWHHQDADPGFGSSQAKEMLDHLESVLANEPVSVKSGQFIVEVKPQGVSKGSVAEKILSSMVENGRQADFVLCIGDDRSDEDMFEGIAGIMTRNLVAPSTSLFACTVGQKPSKAKYYLDDTTDVISMLGALAEASGSSSSTEGIIEPSPTES; encoded by the exons ATGATGTCGAGGTCATACACGAACCTCCTGGATCTGGCATCCGGGAACTTCGCGGCGCTGAGCGTCGGCAGCCAGGGTGCTAGCCGGAGGCGGATGCCCCGGGTGATGACCATGCCGGGTGCCCTCGCCGAGCTCGACGAGGAGGACCGCGCCGGCAGCGTCTCCTCCGACGTGCCCTCCTCTATCGCCCAGGACCGGATCATCATCGTGGCGAACCAGCTCCCGGTCAGGGCCAAGCGGCGGCCGGACGGGCGTGGGTGGAGCTTCTCGTGGGACGAGGACTCCCTTCTCCTACAGCTCAAGGACGGCCTCCCCGACGACATGGAGGTCCTCTACGTGGGCTCCCTCCGCGTCGACGTCGAGGTCCACGAGCAGGACGACATCGCGCAGGCCCTCCTCGAGCGCTTCAAGTGCGTCCCCGCCTTCCTCCCCGCCGACCTCCTCGAGAAATTCTACCATGGCTTCTGCAAGCAGCAGCTCTGGCCGCTCTTCCATTACATGCTTCCCTTCTCCGCCGACCATGGTGGCCGCTTCGACCGATCCCTCTGGGAATCGTATGTTCTCGCCAACAAGTTATTCTCGCAGAAGGTGATTGAGGTTTTGAACCCCGAGGATGATTATGTTTGGATCCATGACTACCATCTCATGGCTCTGCCGACTTTCCTCCGGAGAAGGTTCAATCGGCTGAGAATGGGGTTCTTCCTTCACAGCCCGTTTCCTTCGTCGGAGATCTATCGGACGCTCCCCGTCCGCGAGGAGATTCTCAAGGCGCTGCTCAACTGCGACCTCATCGGCTTCCACACCTTCGACTATGCCCGCCACTTCctctcctgctgcagccgaatGCTGGGGCTCGAGTACCAGTCCAAGCGGGGTTATATTGGGCTCGATTACTATGGCCGCAGTGTTGGTATTAAGATCATGCCGGTAGGCATCCATATGGGCCAATTGCAGTCTGCGCTCCAGCTCCCGGATAAGGATTGGCGGGTAAATGAGCTCCGCCAGCAGTTTGAGGGAAAGACTGTGCTGCTGGGTGTCGATGACATGGACATTTTCAAGGGAATCAACCTCAAGCTGCTCGCTTTCGAGCACATGCTCCGGCTACACCCTAAATGGAAGGGAAGGGCAGTTCTGGTCCAGATTGCCAACCCCGCCAGGGGAAGAGGACGAGATCTTGAGGAGATCCAGGCTGAGATACAGGAGAGCTGCAGGCGGATCAATGAGGAATTCGGGAATTCTGAGTACAGCCCGGTCGTATTCATTGACCGCCCTGTGTCCATTGTCGAGAGGATTGCCTTCTACACTATTGCAGAGTGTGTTGTGGTCACTGCAGTGAGAGATGGGATGAATCTCACACCTTATGAGTACATTGTCTGCAGGCAGGGGATTGCTGGTTCTGGTCCTGGTTCAGAAGCTGATGGCCCTAGAAAGAGTATGCTCGTAGTCTCAGAGTTTATCGGATGCTCCCCATCGTTAAGTGGCGCAATCCGGGTCAATCCATGGAACATAGAGTCGACAGCGGAGGCGATGAATGAGGCGGTTTCTCTTTCTGATGCAGAGAAGCAGCTGCGGCATGAGAAGCACTACCGGTATGTTAGCACTCATGATGTGGCCTATTGGTCAAGAAGCTTCTTGCAGGACATGGAGAGGACTTGCAGGGACCATTTCAAGAGGAGATGTTGGGGGTTTGGTTTGGGATTTGGATTTCGTGTGGTGGCCCTCGACCCTAATTTCAGGAAGCTTAATGTGGATACAATTGTAATGGCCTATGAGAGGGCCAAGAATAGGGCTATATTGCTGGACTACGATGGGACGATGGTGCCTCAGTTGTCCATTAACAAGACTCCAAGTGCGGAAGTTATTAGGACCATCAATACTCTCTGCGCAGATAAGAAGAATGTAGTTTTCATTGTCAGCGGGAGAGGGAGGAATATTTTGGGGAAGTGGTTCTCGCCATGCGAGAAGCTTGGGATTGCGGCAGAGCATGGCTACTTCTTGAG GTGGACTGGAGATCAAGAATGGGAAACTTGTTCCCAGAGCTCTGACTTTGAATGGATGCAGATAGCGGAGCCAGTGATGAAGCTCTATACTGAATCCACTGATGGATCCAGTATTGAAGCTAAAGAAAGTGCTTTGGTATGGCACCACCAAGATGCTGATCCAGGCTTTGGATCTTCTCAGGCGAAGGAAATGCTTGACCATCTAGAGAGTGTGCTTGCAAACGAGCCAGTCTCAGTGAAAAGTGGTCAATTCATTGTTGAAGTGAAGCCTCAG GGAGTCAGCAAAGGCTCAGTGGCAGAGAAGATCCTATCGTCAATGGTGGAGAATGGGAGACAAGCAGACTTTGTCTTGTGCATTGGTGATGACAGATCGGATGAGGACATGTTTGAAGGCATTGCTGGTATAATGACAAGGAACCTGGTTGCCCCCAGCACATCACTATTTGCTTGCACGGTGGGACAGAAGCCGAGCAAAGCCAAATATTATCTGGACGATACTACTGATGTCATAAGCATGCTTGGAGCACTCGCAGAAGCCTCTGGGTCATCGTCCTCCACCGAGGGGATAATCGAACCATCCCCTACTGAGAGCTGA
- the LOC103696130 gene encoding ER lumen protein-retaining receptor A-like isoform X1, which translates to MNIFRLAGDMTHLFSVLVLLLKIYATKSCSGISLKTQELYALVFLTRYLDLFTDFISVYNSVMKVVFISSSVAIVWCMRYHPLTRRTYDKDLDTFRHYILVGVSIILALLFHDRFTFREVFWAFSIYLEAVAILPQLVLLQRSGNVDNLTGQYVFFLGAYRAFYILNWIYRYFTENHYSRWISWLAGFVQTALYADFFYYYFVSWKNNAKLQLPA; encoded by the exons ATGAATATTTTCCGGCTTGCCGGCGACATGACCCATCTCTTCAGCGTCCTCGTCCTCTTACTCAAGATCTACGCTACCAAATCTTGCTCAG GGATCTCGCTCAAGACGCAAGAGCTGTATGCTTTGGTGTTCTTGACTCGGTATTTGGATCTGTTCACGGATTTCATCTCGGTGTACAACTCGGTGATGAAGGTGGTGTTCATCTCGAGCTCGGTCGCCATCGTGTGGTGCATGAGGTACCATCCCTTGACGCGGCGGACGTATGACAAGGATCTGGACACCTTCCGGCACTACATTCTTGTGGGCGTGAGCATTATCTTGGCCCTGCTCTTCCATGATCGATTCACATTTCGAGAG GTATTCTGGGCATTCTCCATATACTTAGAGGCAGTGGCAATTCTTCCTCAGTTAGTTTTGCTGCAGAGAAGCGGAAATGTCGATAATTTAACTGGGCAATATGttttctttcttgg GGCTTACCGTGCATTTTACATTCTCAACTGGATATATCGCTATTTCACGGAGAATCATTACAGTCGTTGGATAT CTTGGCTTGCTGGTTTTGTTCAGACAGCTCTCTATGCTGATTTCTTCTATTACTACTTTGTAAG TTGGAAAAACAATGCAAAGCTTCAGCTCCCTGCTTGA
- the LOC103696128 gene encoding protein GRAVITROPIC IN THE LIGHT 1-like — MDPATASPSMMARSFAKILRLRRASTISGHEGMESSKDDRTHKLKFSKSLEGYSSVLSEPHCGSKGKEEEQQQQKLSNDREIMESLLANLFARISSIKAAYAQLQFAQSPYDPDSIQSADQAVVSELRNLSELKHYYINNQFDIHTLIDSKAPLEAQVQEQRNLLKTYKITTRKLESDLDFKDSKILSLQAELLELDNQNKSLKAMLQPGRCSLSSLDDLHLSGLNPNHLLVVLRYAVKSIRSFVKLMVQEMESARWDLDAAAGVIHPDVVLWKPEHRIFAFESYICQKMFSDFHHRDFNLSLLKDCANWNQQQFFDEFVKLKSSKTRQVLDGKVAAASGLWNFCRAKYLSLVHQTMEVAFFGSLNYRSLVSSGRGFPDSEFFLVFAEMARRVWLLHCLFFSFGTEMEASIFQVRRGCWLSEAYMENVVVADDGAGVRPAVGFTVVPGFKLGKVVIQSKVYPLLGEPNGRS; from the coding sequence ATGGACCCCGCAACAGCGTCTCCTTCGATGATGGCAAGGAGCTTCGCCAAGATCCTCCGCTTACGCCGTGCCTCCACTATCTCTGGTCATGAAGGCATGGAGTCTAGCAAAGATGACAGAACCCATAAACTCAAGTTCTCAAAAAGCCTGGAAGGATACTCTTCTGTTCTCTCTGAACCCCATTGTGGCAGCAAAGGCAAAGAGgaggagcagcagcagcagaagcTGAGCAATGACAGAGAAATCATGGAGTCGCTCCTCGCCAATCTGTTTGCTAGAATTTCATCAATCAAAGCAGCATATGCCCAGCTTCAATTTGCCCAATCTCCATATGATCCGGACTCCATCCAATCTGCCGACCAGGCTGTGGTCTCTGAGCTCAGGAACCTCTCTGAGTTGAAGCATTACTACATCAATAACCAGTTTGATATCCACACTCTCATAGATTCCAAGGCGCCGCTCGAGGCCCAGGTTCAGGAGCAGCGAAACCTTCTGAAGACCTACAAGATTACCACCAGAAAGCTCGAGTCCGACCTCGACTTCAAGGACTCCAAGATTCTCTCCCTCCAAGCTGAGCTGCTGGAACTAGATAACCAGAACAAGTCCCTAAAGGCCATGCTTCAACCTGGCCGCTGCTCGTTGTCCAGCCTTGACGATCTCCATCTTTCTGGGCTGAACCCCAACCATTTGCTCGTTGTGCTCCGGTATGCAGTTAAATCAATCAGGTCCTTTGTCAAGCTAATGGTGCAAGAGATGGAGTCTGCTAGATGGGATCTTGATGCTGCTGCCGGGGTTATACACCCTGATGTGGTACTGTGGAAGCCAGAGCATAGGATTTTTGCCTTCGAGTCCTACATCTGTCAGAAGATGTTCTCCGATTTCCATCACCGTGATTTCAACCTCAGCTTATTGAAGGATTGTGCGAATTGGAACCAGCAGCAGTTCTTTGATGAGTTTGTTAAGCTCAAATCCTCGAAGACAAGGCAAGTTCTTGATGGAAAGGTTGCAGCAGCATCAGGGTTGTGGAATTTCTGCAGGGCCAAGTATTTGAGCTTGGTGCACCAGACAATGGAGGTGGCCTTCTTCGGCAGTCTAAATTACAGGTCTCTTGTGAGCTCCGGCCGGGGATTTCCTGACTCGGAGTTCTTCTTGGTGTTCGCCGAGATGGCAAGGCGGGTGTGGCTCTTGCACTGCTTGTTCTTCTCATTCGGGACGGAGATGGAAGCATCCATCTTTCAGGTGAGGAGGGGGTGCTGGCTCTCGGAGGCGTACATGGAGAACGTGGTGGTGGCGGACGACGGTGCTGGCGTGCGGCCGGCGGTGGGCTTCACGGTGGTCCCAGGGTTCAAGTTGGGGAAGGTGGTCATACAAAGCAAGGTCTACCCTTTGCTCGGGGAGCCGAATGGAAGGTCATGA